From the genome of Francisella tularensis subsp. tularensis:
TATAACTGCATTTGGTCTGGCTAGCTGTGGTGTAAGTAAAGATAATTTAGTTAAAGAGTGCACTTAAAAAGCTGAAAAAATGTATCCAGAAGGAGGATACAACTTTAAACCATCTGTTTATCATGGTGGTATAATAACACGTGATGAAGCTGAAAAAGACTCAGAAATAGCATTTGCATTTAGCAACCTTCCTAATAATGTTTATTATGCAGTTGAAGTGCATAGTAATAAAGAGCCAGAAGGAAGAATATCTTTTGAGAGAGGGACTACAGTTCGCTGTGCCTTTGATAAAGATGGTAAACAGGTGGAAATTAAATAGTATCTATCATATATAAACTATAGAATTCTTTTTCTATGTAACTAAATCCATATTAATGGAATTGCGATAATTATAATATCTGCTACAACCAATATCATCGTATACTGGAAGACATTTTTAACATGTGAGAAGCTCGGTGGAAATAATCCAAGTATAAAACCTAGCATACACATAAATATAGCTACTAGTGACATAGTTATAAGTAGCCAATTAGAGTTTCTCCTACCTACGTGAAAAACTCTGTGAGTATCTGGTCGTATAAATCTAAGTCTAATAGCTGCGATGAAAACCATTATCCACATAACTACGGTAAACTGTGACGTAATAGCAATCAATAACGCAAATGCCGCATATACTGATGGCATTACTAAGAATACGGATGATAACACTAAAACTATCAAAATCTGAATTAGTAGCATATTTACTGGCATGCCAAATCTATTTTTGCCAGCCATGACTTTAGGGAAAAACTCCTGTTCTGCTGCTGTCTGCATCCCACGTGCAGGCCCCAAGATCCATGTACTAAGTGCAGCTAACATACCTAAGCTTATCATTATCACAACAACTGGCTTAACATCACCTAAACCGATTATATTCAGCACTTGCGAAATACCTTGTATCAAACCATTTAAAACATTAACATCTTTCACAGGAATAATTACTGTCAAACCAATCGTGGTTAAGATAGTTAACGATACAATTACCAAAGTAGCTATCAATATAGATTTAGGAATATTTTTCTCTGGATTCTCAATATTTGTCATGTGGAAAGCTACTGACTGAATACCGGAATATGAAGAGAGTGTTTTGACAAGTAGTGCATAAGTCCCTATAGAAAATACTGGTAACAAATCACTCAAACCATGATACTCTAAATTACTCTGTCCAGTAACCACAAAGTATATTGCCCCAGAAACTAACAGTACTCCAGGAATTATCATTCCGAATACTGCACCAATAATATTAAGGATTACTACTTTCCTTAATGGTAGGCAGTTAAATAAGCTTATGCCGACAAAAACAGTCACCATTATTAACCAAAACGTTGTACTTGTGTGAGTATTTTCAGCAAAATTTCTAAAGCCAATATATGAAAATGTTGCGATTAGCGCTGTTACTGAGCTAGGAAAACCTACAACGTTATTAAACCACTCCAACCACATCGCTAACACACCCGCTTTTTCACCTAAGCCAGCTTTGACCCAGCTAAAAACACCACCATTATTTTGCGTTATCATACTACTAAGCTCAGCGCAGATAAGTGATGTTGGTAATAGAAATGTAACTGCGGCAATTAGATAAAAGAAAACACTCTGTAAGCCAATTGTCGCCATATAAGCAATCGAGCTTAGACTAATTATCGCTGAAATATTTAGCATTGTTAGCGATAATGTCGAAATTTTTTTGTTAGATATATGCATTGTCTGTAACCCTATATAAAATACTCTTGAACACTTGGTCTTAGATTATATTCACTAGCCAAAACCTTTCCGTACGCACCTGCTGAATATATAGCTAATAGATCACCACGTTTTAGTTTAGGTAGTTGATAATATTTTGCAAATACATCACTTGATTCACAAATAGGTCCAACTATATGATAATGTTGTTTTTGATTAATATTCTCATCAATTAAAGCTGCTATTTTATGTTGTGCTTGATAAAGCGCTGGTCTAATAAGCTCCGTCATACCAGCATCTATAATCACAAAATGTGTGCCTTGAGTTACTTTATTAAACAATACTTGAGATACTAGCACTCCAGATTGTCCCACCAATGATCTACCAAGCTCAAAATGTAATGTAAGCTCATCACAATATTCAAAAAACTCTCTAAACCTGGCAAAATACCCGTCAAAGTCTACAATAGGATTCTGCTGTGGATTTTGATAATCAATTCCCAAACCTCCACCAAAATTAATATGTTTGATATTAATATCATTTTGCCTGAGTAGCTTGATATGCTCGTTTGTTGTAATGGCTAGTGATTGAAAAACCTGATAATTCAATATCTGTGAGCCAACATGATAATGTAATCCTATTATGTTTATATTAGCAAAGTTACGATATTCATCTTTTAACCAATTAAGAATATTAACAAAAGCAATACCGAACTTGTCGTCGAATTGACCTGTACTTATATAATGATGAGTCTGTGCATCTATATTTGGATTGACGCGTAGACAAATATTAACTTGTTTATTTTTACGCTGAGCTATTTGATTAATGACTTGTATTTCTTCTAAAGACTCGCTATTAAATGCAAAAATATCATTATCTATAGCTAACTCAATTTCCCAGTCAGCCTTACCAACTCCAGCAAAAACAATATGCTGAGAATCTACCTTCTGCTCTAGCGCCCTTTTAATTTCACCACCACTTACACAATCAATCCCCATACCATACTTCTTGGCGATACCTACTATCTTAGGATTATGATTTGCCTTGATTGCATAATGAATCTCAGCATTTTTGAAATTTTTATCTAATGATTTTTTTGCATTTAAAAATGTATCTTCTAAAAGCTCTAAATCATAGATATAACATGGGGTTATAAGAGAATTCTTACCTATATATTCAAGTAGTTTTGTATTATCAAAAATTATATACTTATTCATTAATTTATACCTTTATAATAAATCAGGTAATTGCCAATCATCTTTAACTTGATGATAGATATGTTGTGGTAGTTGTACTAACACTGGATTTTTATTTGAATCTAGTAATGATTGAATATCACTAATATCCTCTTCAGCCATAGCTGTACACCCTTCTGTACCAATGGTTGCAGACTTCCATATATGCATAAAGATACATGAGCCCTTTCTTGGCACTATTGGATTTGTATTGTATAAAACTTCTATACCATACTTATAGAGTGAAATCTCTGACATATTTTCTGCTGAGTGCCAATCTTTATCATTAATTTGCTGACTATTAACTATGCGGTTGTAATATTTTGAATTACTGTCATCGATACATTCTATACCTGTTTTTATATGAATATAATCAGTAAATGTCTTATTAGCAAAACCAAAAATTTTTCCTAAGCTAAAAACTCCTGCTGGAGACCTACTATCACCTTCTTGCTTTAACGGCGCTTTGGCTAAATTTAGGTACGAGCTATCTGCCCATGCTAGACCATTTTTACCAATTACAACAGCTGTAGCTGGTTTAATAACTATCCAATTACTTAAATTCTTTCTGCCAAAATAAAACAATCTCGCTAATTTTGTTTGCCAACTATCTGTTACTACAACAATCAGTTGTCGAGCTTGAGCTATTTTATCTAAAGCATGTTGTTGGGAATTCATAAACATTAATCCTTTATTGCTATTACTTAAAAGTTGACTTAGAGAAACTTTGTCTGTACGTATATTCTAGGCAATCTATAGCTACGATTGTATAGAAATGTTTAAAATAATTACTTAACATACACTTCAATAACTCCTTTTTAGAGATTCTAAACAACACTTATAAAACTAAACTCAAAAGATATACTCATGTTTGTACACTTTTTATTTAATAAAGAAAATACTTAATTGTTTAAAGACTATATTAATTAGGTTCTGTGCACAAAAATAAATATTCATCGTAACCAAATAAAAGTACAAGCTAATTTAATCATTCCTATATATGCTGAAATGGTTTTATCAAATCTAGAGAATACTCTTCTAAAATGCTTAATTTTAGAAAAGAAATTCTCTATCAAATGTCTTTCTTTATATACATGACTATCAAAAGGTATATGGTTTAGAGTATTTGATTTACAAGGGATAACAGCTTCAGAGGATATACCTTGAATATGCTGCCTGATTTCATTAGAATGATATGCTCTATCAGCGATAACTTTTGTATTATATACATTTTTTAGTAAATCTATAGCTACTTTACTATCATGAGTTTTATCCTCTGACAACAATATTTCTATTGGATTACCTAAAGCATCAGTCATAGCATGGATTTTAGTGGTTATCCCACCAACTGATCTACCAATTGCTTGGTTATCATCTTTATCATATCCCGTAGCACAAGCATGTGCTCTTGCTATTGTTGAATCAAGCATGACTTCTTGTAAATCAGGGTTTTGTACTGATTTAAATAATCTAGAAAATATATCTTTATCACATCAATCTTTAAAACGCTTATGTATTGATCTATATTTACCATAATAAAATGGTAACATTCTCCATTGACAGCCTGTACGTAACACATAAAATACAGCTTCAATAAACAATCTTAATTTGGCTTCATCATTGGTATGTATACCTTTTTGTGATTTTAAGAATGATAAAATAATTGACCAGAATACTTCTTTTATA
Proteins encoded in this window:
- a CDS encoding APC family permease — translated: MHISNKKISTLSLTMLNISAIISLSSIAYMATIGLQSVFFYLIAAVTFLLPTSLICAELSSMITQNNGGVFSWVKAGLGEKAGVLAMWLEWFNNVVGFPSSVTALIATFSYIGFRNFAENTHTSTTFWLIMVTVFVGISLFNCLPLRKVVILNIIGAVFGMIIPGVLLVSGAIYFVVTGQSNLEYHGLSDLLPVFSIGTYALLVKTLSSYSGIQSVAFHMTNIENPEKNIPKSILIATLVIVSLTILTTIGLTVIIPVKDVNVLNGLIQGISQVLNIIGLGDVKPVVVIMISLGMLAALSTWILGPARGMQTAAEQEFFPKVMAGKNRFGMPVNMLLIQILIVLVLSSVFLVMPSVYAAFALLIAITSQFTVVMWIMVFIAAIRLRFIRPDTHRVFHVGRRNSNWLLITMSLVAIFMCMLGFILGLFPPSFSHVKNVFQYTMILVVADIIIIAIPLIWI
- the lysA gene encoding diaminopimelate decarboxylase produces the protein MNKYIIFDNTKLLEYIGKNSLITPCYIYDLELLEDTFLNAKKSLDKNFKNAEIHYAIKANHNPKIVGIAKKYGMGIDCVSGGEIKRALEQKVDSQHIVFAGVGKADWEIELAIDNDIFAFNSESLEEIQVINQIAQRKNKQVNICLRVNPNIDAQTHHYISTGQFDDKFGIAFVNILNWLKDEYRNFANINIIGLHYHVGSQILNYQVFQSLAITTNEHIKLLRQNDINIKHINFGGGLGIDYQNPQQNPIVDFDGYFARFREFFEYCDELTLHFELGRSLVGQSGVLVSQVLFNKVTQGTHFVIIDAGMTELIRPALYQAQHKIAALIDENINQKQHYHIVGPICESSDVFAKYYQLPKLKRGDLLAIYSAGAYGKVLASEYNLRPSVQEYFI
- a CDS encoding L,D-transpeptidase family protein encodes the protein MNSQQHALDKIAQARQLIVVVTDSWQTKLARLFYFGRKNLSNWIVIKPATAVVIGKNGLAWADSSYLNLAKAPLKQEGDSRSPAGVFSLGKIFGFANKTFTDYIHIKTGIECIDDSNSKYYNRIVNSQQINDKDWHSAENMSEISLYKYGIEVLYNTNPIVPRKGSCIFMHIWKSATIGTEGCTAMAEEDISDIQSLLDSNKNPVLVQLPQHIYHQVKDDWQLPDLL